In Streptomyces sp. SN-593, a single genomic region encodes these proteins:
- a CDS encoding NAD(P)-dependent alcohol dehydrogenase, whose protein sequence is MTFDAAVLRGYDSAFAVEEVVLRTGPADGEVLVRIAGCGMCRTDLAVRGSAGRSPLPAVLGHEGSGVVVQTGGPDTGLDPGDHVVLSFDSCGRCRTCAAGAPAYCDSFAALNLFGGRREHAGRFTDAAGGPLAPRWFGQSAFAEYAVVAARNTVRVDPALPVELLGPLGCGFLTGAGAVLHTFRAGPGDSVVVLGAGAVGLAAVMAATAAGATVVAVDRHRERLASAERLGAVPVPAAPAGLAARLRRLTDGGAAYALDTTASARLINDALQALRPTGHLGLVARLHSPLPLEVGALDRGRRISHICEGDAVPGVLIPRLIGLWQAGRFPFDQLIRTYPLAAVNDAERDCDAGRVVKPVLIPQGAGR, encoded by the coding sequence CTGACGTTCGACGCGGCGGTGCTGCGCGGCTACGACAGCGCCTTCGCCGTGGAGGAGGTGGTGCTGCGGACCGGCCCGGCCGACGGCGAGGTCCTGGTCCGGATCGCCGGCTGCGGGATGTGCCGGACCGACCTCGCGGTGCGGGGGTCGGCCGGCCGCTCCCCGCTGCCGGCCGTGCTCGGGCACGAGGGCTCCGGCGTCGTGGTGCAGACCGGCGGCCCGGACACCGGACTGGACCCCGGAGACCACGTGGTGCTGAGCTTCGACTCCTGCGGGCGCTGCCGCACCTGCGCGGCCGGCGCCCCCGCCTACTGCGACTCCTTCGCCGCGCTCAACCTCTTCGGCGGCCGCAGGGAGCACGCGGGCCGGTTCACCGACGCGGCCGGCGGCCCGCTGGCGCCCCGCTGGTTCGGCCAGTCCGCGTTCGCCGAGTACGCGGTGGTCGCCGCGCGCAACACGGTGCGCGTCGACCCGGCGCTGCCGGTCGAACTGCTCGGCCCGCTCGGCTGCGGGTTCCTGACCGGCGCGGGCGCCGTCCTGCACACCTTCCGGGCCGGCCCGGGCGACAGCGTCGTGGTGCTCGGCGCCGGCGCGGTCGGCCTGGCGGCGGTGATGGCCGCGACCGCGGCCGGTGCCACGGTGGTCGCCGTCGACCGGCACCGCGAACGGCTCGCGTCGGCCGAGCGGCTGGGAGCGGTCCCGGTGCCGGCCGCGCCGGCCGGCCTGGCCGCCCGCCTCCGGCGGCTGACCGACGGCGGCGCGGCCTACGCGCTGGACACCACCGCCTCGGCCCGGCTGATCAACGACGCGCTCCAGGCGCTGCGCCCGACCGGCCACCTCGGACTGGTGGCGCGGCTGCACAGCCCGCTGCCGCTGGAGGTGGGGGCACTGGACCGCGGCCGGCGCATCTCCCACATCTGCGAGGGGGACGCGGTGCCGGGCGTGCTGATCCCGCGCCTGATCGGCCTGTGGCAGGCCGGCCGCTTCCCCTTCGACCAACTCATCCGCACCTACCCGCTCGCCGCGGTCAACGACGCCGAACGCGACTGCGACGCGGGACGCGTGGTCAAACCGGTCCTGATCCCGCAGGGCGCGGGCCGGTGA